One window of Panthera tigris isolate Pti1 chromosome C2, P.tigris_Pti1_mat1.1, whole genome shotgun sequence genomic DNA carries:
- the TMEM45A gene encoding transmembrane protein 45A isoform X2, protein MGSFRGHALPGTFFIIMGIWWTIKCTLKYACKKHKRTSYLGSKALFHRIDIVEGITIICMALTGMLGEQFVTEGPHLALYNYKEGQWVQLLSWHHSTMYFFFGLVGVANILRFIINSFPISLIKLLLSNALFVEAFILYNHTHGREVLDIFVHQLLVLAVFVAALIGFLEFFVRNNVIVELLQMTFILLQGSWFWQIGFVLYPPSGGPAWDSMDHDNIMFLSICFCWHYTLHIVIVGVIYAFVTWLTSGPHPLRGWAASKNKGDIQGASLAHVSSLPWPKEDYCLFLFQKASDPSYPLTTF, encoded by the exons ATGGGGAGTTTCAGAGGTCATGCCCTCCCTGGAACCTTCTTCATTATCATGGGTATTTGGTGGACCATAAAGTGCACTCTGAAGTATGCCTGCAAAAAGCACAAACGGACTTCCTACCTTGGTTCCAAAGCATTATTCCATCGAATAGATATTGTGGAGGGAATTACAATAATTTGCATGGCTTTAACTG GCATGCTTGGAGAGCAGTTTGTTACTGAAGGGCCCCACTTGGCTTTATATAACTATAAAGAGGGCCAGTGGGTCCAACTCCTGAGCTGGCATCATTCCACCATGTATTTCTTCTTCGGGCTGGTGGGCGTGGCAAACATCTTAAGGTTTATCATCAATTCGTTTCCCATTTCCTTAATCAAATTGCTGTTGTCGAATGCCTTATTTGTTGAGG CTTTTATCTTGTACAACCACACTCATGGCCGGGAAGTGCTGGACATCTTTGTGCACCAGCTGCTGGTCTTGGCTGTCTTTGTGGCAGCCCTGATAGGCTTCTTGGAGTTCTTTGTAAGGAACAATGTCATTGTGGAGCTTCTTCAGATGACCTTTATCCTGCTTCAGGGAAGCTGGTTCTGGCAG attGGTTTTGTCCTTTATCCCCCTAGTGGAGGTCCTGCATGGGATTCAATGGATCATGACAACATTATGTTTCTCAGCATATGCTTTTGTTGGCATTACACATTACACATTGTCATTGTTGGAGTGATTTATGCCTTTGTTACTTG GCTGACATCTGGGCCTCATCCCCTTAGGGGCTGGGCAGCCTCCAAGAATAAAGGCGACATTCAAGGAGCCTCTCTAGCTCATGTCAGCTCTCTTCCATGGCCAAAAGAAGACTACTGTCTCTTCCTGTTTCAAAAGGCTTCAGACCCCTCTTATCCACTTACAACTTTCTAG
- the TMEM45A gene encoding transmembrane protein 45A isoform X1 → MLNQLSHPDMGSFRGHALPGTFFIIMGIWWTIKCTLKYACKKHKRTSYLGSKALFHRIDIVEGITIICMALTGMLGEQFVTEGPHLALYNYKEGQWVQLLSWHHSTMYFFFGLVGVANILRFIINSFPISLIKLLLSNALFVEAFILYNHTHGREVLDIFVHQLLVLAVFVAALIGFLEFFVRNNVIVELLQMTFILLQGSWFWQIGFVLYPPSGGPAWDSMDHDNIMFLSICFCWHYTLHIVIVGVIYAFVTWLTSGPHPLRGWAASKNKGDIQGASLAHVSSLPWPKEDYCLFLFQKASDPSYPLTTF, encoded by the exons atgcttaaccaactgagccacccag ACATGGGGAGTTTCAGAGGTCATGCCCTCCCTGGAACCTTCTTCATTATCATGGGTATTTGGTGGACCATAAAGTGCACTCTGAAGTATGCCTGCAAAAAGCACAAACGGACTTCCTACCTTGGTTCCAAAGCATTATTCCATCGAATAGATATTGTGGAGGGAATTACAATAATTTGCATGGCTTTAACTG GCATGCTTGGAGAGCAGTTTGTTACTGAAGGGCCCCACTTGGCTTTATATAACTATAAAGAGGGCCAGTGGGTCCAACTCCTGAGCTGGCATCATTCCACCATGTATTTCTTCTTCGGGCTGGTGGGCGTGGCAAACATCTTAAGGTTTATCATCAATTCGTTTCCCATTTCCTTAATCAAATTGCTGTTGTCGAATGCCTTATTTGTTGAGG CTTTTATCTTGTACAACCACACTCATGGCCGGGAAGTGCTGGACATCTTTGTGCACCAGCTGCTGGTCTTGGCTGTCTTTGTGGCAGCCCTGATAGGCTTCTTGGAGTTCTTTGTAAGGAACAATGTCATTGTGGAGCTTCTTCAGATGACCTTTATCCTGCTTCAGGGAAGCTGGTTCTGGCAG attGGTTTTGTCCTTTATCCCCCTAGTGGAGGTCCTGCATGGGATTCAATGGATCATGACAACATTATGTTTCTCAGCATATGCTTTTGTTGGCATTACACATTACACATTGTCATTGTTGGAGTGATTTATGCCTTTGTTACTTG GCTGACATCTGGGCCTCATCCCCTTAGGGGCTGGGCAGCCTCCAAGAATAAAGGCGACATTCAAGGAGCCTCTCTAGCTCATGTCAGCTCTCTTCCATGGCCAAAAGAAGACTACTGTCTCTTCCTGTTTCAAAAGGCTTCAGACCCCTCTTATCCACTTACAACTTTCTAG
- the TMEM45A gene encoding transmembrane protein 45A isoform X3 gives MLNQLSHPDMGSFRGHALPGTFFIIMGIWWTIKCTLKYACKKHKRTSYLGSKALFHRIDIVEGITIICMALTGMLGEQFVTEGPHLALYNYKEGQWVQLLSWHHSTMYFFFGLVGVANILRFIINSFPISLIKLLLSNALFVEAFILYNHTHGREVLDIFVHQLLVLAVFVAALIGFLEFFVRNNVIVELLQMTFILLQGSWFWQIGFVLYPPSGGPAWDSMDHDNIMFLSICFCWHYTLHIVIVGVIYAFVTWLVKSRLKRFCSSEVGLLKNTEREQESEEEM, from the exons atgcttaaccaactgagccacccag ACATGGGGAGTTTCAGAGGTCATGCCCTCCCTGGAACCTTCTTCATTATCATGGGTATTTGGTGGACCATAAAGTGCACTCTGAAGTATGCCTGCAAAAAGCACAAACGGACTTCCTACCTTGGTTCCAAAGCATTATTCCATCGAATAGATATTGTGGAGGGAATTACAATAATTTGCATGGCTTTAACTG GCATGCTTGGAGAGCAGTTTGTTACTGAAGGGCCCCACTTGGCTTTATATAACTATAAAGAGGGCCAGTGGGTCCAACTCCTGAGCTGGCATCATTCCACCATGTATTTCTTCTTCGGGCTGGTGGGCGTGGCAAACATCTTAAGGTTTATCATCAATTCGTTTCCCATTTCCTTAATCAAATTGCTGTTGTCGAATGCCTTATTTGTTGAGG CTTTTATCTTGTACAACCACACTCATGGCCGGGAAGTGCTGGACATCTTTGTGCACCAGCTGCTGGTCTTGGCTGTCTTTGTGGCAGCCCTGATAGGCTTCTTGGAGTTCTTTGTAAGGAACAATGTCATTGTGGAGCTTCTTCAGATGACCTTTATCCTGCTTCAGGGAAGCTGGTTCTGGCAG attGGTTTTGTCCTTTATCCCCCTAGTGGAGGTCCTGCATGGGATTCAATGGATCATGACAACATTATGTTTCTCAGCATATGCTTTTGTTGGCATTACACATTACACATTGTCATTGTTGGAGTGATTTATGCCTTTGTTACTTG GTTGGTTAAATCTCGACTTAAGAGGTTCTGCTCCTCAGAAGTTGGACTCCTGAAAAATACTGAACGAGAACAAGAATCAGAAGAAGAGATGTGA